The Brassica oleracea var. oleracea cultivar TO1000 chromosome C6, BOL, whole genome shotgun sequence genome includes a region encoding these proteins:
- the LOC106301020 gene encoding GDSL esterase/lipase 1-like, protein MENSRSVSILFFVHTVVLSIVSINCKDNNNLVTNQAALFVFGDSLFDAGNNNYIDTFSRFKSNIWPYGQTTFKSPTGRISDGRLIPDFIGGAGALVETFPGMVISLGAQLNNFKNVEKRLRSELGDSEAKRIISRAVYLFHIGGNDYVYPILFANSSTFQSISKEKFSDFVFGNITAVIEEAYKVGGRKFGFLNIGAYDCAPASLIIDRTKIGSCFKPITDLINMHNKKLPNVLERLESDLSGFKYALHDYHTSLSERINNPLKYGFKEGKKACCGTGPLRGINTCGGRVLGLSQGYELCENVTEYLFFDSFHLMEKAHRQIAKLIWSGPSNVTGPYNLKALFELK, encoded by the exons ATGGAAAACTCTAGATCAGTTTCGATCCTCTTCTTTGTTCACACCGTAGTCTTATCCATCGTCTCCATCAATTGCAAAGACAACAACAATCTCGTAACAAACCAAGCTGCTCTGTTCGTGTTCGGAGATTCTCTGTTCGACGCCGGAAACAACAACTACATAGATACTTTCTCAAGATTCAAGTCTAATATCTGGCCGTACGGTCAAACAACATTCAAATCGCCCACAGGAAGAATCTCCGATGGACGTTTGATCCCTGACTTTATCG GTGGTGCCGGAGCTTTGGTTGAAACCTTCCCCGGGATG GTGATAAGCTTGGGAGCACAGTTAAATAACTTTAAAAACGTTGAAAAAAGGTTGAGATCTGAGTTAGGAGACTCAGAGGCCAAGAGGATTATATCCAGAGCTGTTTATCTATTTCATATTGGAGGCAACGACTACGTTTATCCCATTTTATTTGCAAATTCTTCCACTTTCCAATCCATTTCCAAAGAGAAATTCAGCGATTTTGTTTTTGGTAACATAACCGCCGTAATCGAG GAAGCGTATAAAGTTGGAGGAAGAAAGTTTGGATTCTTGAATATTGGAGCGTATGATTGTGCACCAGCCTCATTGATTATAGACCGAACAAAGATAGGATCATGTTTCAAGCCAATTACTGATCTGATCAATATGCACAACAAGAAGCTTCCTAATGTGTTAGAGCGTCTAGAGAGTGACCTATCTGGATTCAAGTACGCCCTTCACGATTACCACACTTCTCTATCTGAAAGAATCAACAACCCTTTGAAATACG GGTTTAAAGAAGGTAAGAAGGCATGTTGTGGGACTGGACCATTGAGAGGAATAAATACTTGTGGAGGCAGAGTTTTGGGACTATCACAAGGTTATGAATTATGCGAGAACGTTACGGAGTACTTGTTTTTCGATTCATTTCATTTGATGGAGAAAGCTCATCGACAGATTGCAAAGCTTATTTGGAGTGGACCGTCTAATGTTACTGGACCTTATAATCTAAAAGCATTGTTTGAGTTGAAGTAG
- the LOC106301021 gene encoding uncharacterized protein LOC106301021 has translation MVAVGDIEGAEIEKHSLHFSLVNMEYEHINCIAYAEVALFLDDYWNSTNAPVALCVLQFWEIDWGVGGFKHVRTIDGFSRILFEPDDVPEIQSFRMRIPYYDY, from the exons ATGGTAGCGGTAGGAGATATTGAAGGAGCTGAGATAGAGAAGCATAGTCTGCACTTCTCTTTAGTCAATATGGA GTATGAACACATTAACTGTATAGCATATGCAGAAGTTGCTCTGTTCTTAGATGATTACTGGAACTCAACCAATGCCCCTGTTGCCCTATGTGTGTTACAATTTTGGGAAATTGATTGGGGTGTTG GTGGATTCAAGCACGTGAGAACAATTGATGGATTTTCGAGAATTTTATTTGAGCCTGATGATGTTCCAGAGATCCAGTCTTTCAGAATGAG GATTCCATACTATGACTACTGA
- the LOC106301019 gene encoding GDSL esterase/lipase 3-like, translated as MASSRSISIIFFIYTIILSSSSINCKGNNNNLVTNQTALFVFGDSLFDAGNNNYIDTTFRSNFWPYGQTTFKFPTGRISDGRLIPDFIAENAWLPLIPPNLQPSNSNNQFTYGVSFASAGAGSLVETFPGTVINLGTQLNSFMNVERMLRSELGNAEVKKIFSRAVYLFHIGGNDLFYPFSANSSLFQSNSIEKFVDFVIGNTTSVIKQVYKMGGRKFGFLNVGAYDCAPGASILDRTNIGSCFKPVTELVDLHNKKFADALSRLQRELSGFRYALHDYHTSLLERINNPSIYGFKEGKKGCCGSGPLRGINTCGNRMGQSFELCENVTDYLFFDSTHLTEKAHRQIAELIWNGPPNVTGPYNLKALFEFN; from the exons ATGGCAAGCTCTCGATCAATTTCGATCATCTTCTTCATCTACACAATAATCTTATCTAGCAGCTCAATCAACTGCAAAGGAAATAATAATAATTTGGTAACAAACCAAACTGCTTTGTTCGTGTTCGGAGATTCTCTGTTCGATGCCGGAAACAACAACTACATTGATACTACCTTCCGATCTAATTTCTGGCCTTACGGTCAAACCACTTTCAAGTTCCCCACCGGAAGAATCTCTGACGGACGTTTGATTCCTGACTTCATCG CTGAGAACGCATGGTTACCGTTGATCCCACCAAATCTACAACCAAGCAACAGTAACAATCAATTTACCTATGGAGTTAGTTTTGCTTCCGCCGGTGCCGGATCTTTGGTCGAAACCTTTCCCGGAACG GTGATAAATTTGGGAACACAACTAAATAGCTTCATGAACGTTGAAAGGATGCTGAGATCTGAACTAGGAAACGCAGAGGTCAAGAAGATTTTTTCAAGAGCTGTTTATTTGTTTCATATCGGTGGCAACGACTTATTTTATCCATTTAGTGCAAACTCGTCACTCTTTCAATCAAATTCTATAGAAAAATTCGTTGACTTTGTTATTGGTAACACAACATCCGTGATCAAG CAAGTGTATAAAATGGGAGGAAGGAAGTTCGGGTTCTTGAATGTAGGAGCATACGACTGTGCACCAGGCGCATCGATCTTGGACAGAACAAACATAGGATCATGTTTCAAACCAGTCACCGAGCTCGTCGATTTACACAACAAAAAGTTTGCGGATGCTCTAAGTCGGCTTCAACGTGAACTATCCGGTTTCAGATACGCCCTTCATGACTATCACACTTCTTTATTAGAAAGAATCAACAATCCTTCGATATACG GTTTTAAGGAAGGGAAGAAGGGATGTTGTGGAAGCGGACCGTTAAGGGGAATCAATACTTGTGGGAACCGTATGGGACAAAGTTTCGAGTTATGCGAAAACGTTACCGATTATTTGTTTTTCGATTCCACTCATTTGACGGAGAAGGCTCATCGACAAATCGCAGAGCTGATCTGGAACGGACCGCCTAATGTCACTGGACCTTATAATCTCAAAGCTTTATTTGAATTTAATTAG